In one Streptomyces venezuelae genomic region, the following are encoded:
- the rpsT gene encoding 30S ribosomal protein S20, which translates to MANIKSQIKRIKTNEKARQRNKAVKSSLKTAIRKAREAVAAGDTQKAAELTREATRQLDKAVSKGVIHKNQAANKKSALASKAASL; encoded by the coding sequence GTGGCGAACATCAAGTCCCAGATCAAGCGGATCAAGACCAACGAGAAGGCGCGTCAGCGCAACAAGGCGGTCAAGTCTTCGCTGAAGACCGCGATCCGCAAGGCCCGCGAGGCCGTTGCCGCCGGTGACACCCAGAAGGCCGCCGAGCTCACGCGTGAGGCCACGCGTCAGCTGGACAAGGCCGTCTCCAAGGGCGTCATCCACAAGAACCAGGCCGCCAACAAGAAGTCGGCGCTTGCTTCGAAGGCCGCGTCCCTCTAA
- a CDS encoding AMP-dependent synthetase/ligase translates to MSDTQTLIENRPPSVAHLFLERVAATPDAEAYRYPVPAASGEGPDEWKSLSWAQAAERVYAMAAGLADLGLRAEDRVALASSTRVEWILCDLAIMCAGAATTTVYPQTNAEESAYILADSGSRVLIAEDAAQLGKAREKRADLPELRHVVVLDPEGAAPAEGDPEGWVLTLADLEARGAAHLEKNPGLVKERIAAITKDQLATIIYTSGTTGRPKGVRLPQDNWSYMAKAIAATGLLGPDDVQYLWLPLAHVFGKVLTSGQIELGHVTAVDGRVDKIIENLPVVQPTYMAAVPRIFEKVYNGVAAKARAGGAAKYKIFQWAAEVSREYAKVSQDNFRRTGTASVPFGLRAKHRTADALVYSKLREAFGGRLRAAVSGSAALAPEIGYFFAGAGIHILEGYGLTESSAASFVNPGEAYRTGTVGKPLPGTEVRIADDGEILLRGPGIMEGYHGLPEKTAEVLESDGWFHTGDIGELSVDGYLRITDRKKDLIKTSGGKYIAPAEVEGQFKAVCPYVSNILVHGADRNFCTALISLDEPGILQWAKENGQEGKSYAEVCAAPATVELIDGYVRELNEGLQRWQTIKKFRLLPRDLDVEHGELTPSLKLKRPVVEREYKHLIEEMYAGSREA, encoded by the coding sequence GTGAGCGACACACAGACCTTGATCGAGAACCGTCCGCCTTCCGTGGCGCATCTCTTCCTGGAGCGCGTGGCGGCCACCCCGGACGCCGAGGCCTACCGCTACCCCGTCCCGGCGGCTTCGGGCGAGGGCCCCGACGAATGGAAGTCCCTCAGCTGGGCGCAGGCCGCCGAGCGTGTCTACGCCATGGCGGCCGGCCTCGCCGACCTCGGCCTGCGGGCCGAGGACCGCGTCGCCCTCGCCTCGTCCACGCGCGTCGAGTGGATCCTCTGCGACCTCGCCATCATGTGCGCGGGCGCGGCCACCACCACCGTGTATCCGCAGACCAACGCCGAGGAGTCGGCGTACATCCTGGCCGACTCCGGCAGCCGCGTGCTGATCGCCGAGGACGCCGCGCAGCTCGGCAAGGCCCGCGAGAAGCGCGCCGACCTGCCCGAGCTGCGGCACGTCGTGGTGCTCGACCCCGAGGGCGCGGCGCCCGCCGAGGGCGACCCCGAGGGCTGGGTGCTCACCCTCGCCGACCTGGAGGCCCGCGGCGCCGCGCACCTGGAGAAGAATCCGGGGCTCGTCAAGGAGCGGATCGCGGCGATCACCAAGGACCAGCTCGCCACGATCATCTACACGTCCGGCACCACGGGCCGCCCCAAGGGCGTGCGCCTGCCGCAGGACAACTGGTCGTACATGGCCAAGGCCATCGCGGCGACGGGCCTGCTCGGCCCCGACGACGTGCAGTACCTGTGGCTGCCGCTCGCCCACGTCTTCGGCAAGGTGCTGACGTCCGGGCAGATCGAGCTCGGACACGTCACCGCGGTCGACGGCCGCGTCGACAAGATCATCGAGAACCTGCCGGTCGTGCAGCCGACGTACATGGCGGCCGTCCCTCGTATCTTCGAGAAGGTCTACAACGGCGTCGCGGCCAAGGCACGGGCCGGCGGCGCGGCCAAGTACAAGATCTTCCAGTGGGCCGCCGAGGTCTCCCGCGAGTACGCGAAGGTCAGCCAGGACAACTTCCGCAGGACCGGCACCGCGTCCGTGCCCTTCGGGCTGCGCGCCAAGCACAGGACGGCCGACGCCCTCGTCTACTCCAAGCTCCGCGAGGCCTTCGGCGGGCGGCTGCGCGCCGCCGTCTCCGGCTCCGCCGCGCTCGCCCCCGAGATCGGCTACTTCTTCGCGGGCGCGGGCATCCACATCCTTGAGGGGTACGGCCTCACGGAGTCCTCCGCTGCCTCCTTCGTGAACCCCGGCGAGGCCTACCGCACCGGAACGGTCGGCAAGCCGCTGCCCGGCACCGAGGTGCGCATCGCCGACGACGGCGAGATCCTGCTGCGCGGCCCCGGCATCATGGAGGGCTACCACGGCCTGCCGGAGAAGACGGCCGAGGTCCTGGAGTCCGACGGGTGGTTCCACACCGGGGACATCGGCGAGCTGTCCGTCGACGGCTACCTGCGGATCACGGACCGCAAGAAGGACCTGATCAAAACCTCCGGCGGCAAGTACATCGCGCCCGCCGAGGTCGAGGGTCAGTTCAAGGCCGTGTGTCCGTACGTCTCCAACATCCTCGTGCACGGCGCCGACCGGAACTTCTGCACCGCCCTCATCTCCCTCGACGAGCCCGGCATCCTGCAGTGGGCCAAGGAGAACGGGCAGGAGGGCAAGTCCTACGCGGAGGTGTGCGCCGCTCCCGCGACGGTCGAGCTCATCGACGGCTATGTGCGCGAGCTCAACGAAGGCCTGCAGCGCTGGCAGACCATCAAGAAGTTCCGGCTCCTGCCGCGCGACCTGGATGTCGAGCACGGCGAGCTGACGCCCAGTCTGAAGCTGAAGCGCCCGGTGGTGGAGCGGGAGTACAAGCACCTGATCGAGGAGATGTACGCGGGGTCGCGCGAGGCCTGA
- a CDS encoding two-component system response regulator — MSAEAATDNRASILLVDDMEDNLMALEAVLGSLNEPLVRARSGEEAMKAILRQRFAVILLDVRMPGMDGFETASNIKRLDQTKDVPIIFLTGTDNDAGYAFRGYATGAADYLTKPFDPWVLRAKVTVFLELHRKNRQLERILAREQRQFDELAARLSAIETHMAASSLKDVLELRRHVTDMEELVQEMRRARGV, encoded by the coding sequence TAGTCGACGACATGGAGGACAACCTGATGGCACTGGAAGCCGTCCTCGGGTCACTGAACGAGCCCCTGGTGCGGGCTCGTTCCGGTGAGGAGGCGATGAAGGCGATCTTGCGCCAACGATTCGCCGTGATCCTCCTGGACGTCCGCATGCCCGGCATGGACGGCTTCGAGACGGCGTCGAACATCAAACGGCTCGACCAGACCAAGGACGTGCCCATCATCTTCCTGACGGGCACCGACAACGACGCCGGCTACGCGTTCCGTGGCTATGCGACGGGCGCGGCCGACTACCTCACCAAGCCCTTCGACCCCTGGGTGCTGCGCGCCAAGGTCACCGTCTTCCTCGAACTGCACCGCAAGAACAGGCAGCTGGAACGGATACTGGCCCGCGAGCAGCGCCAGTTCGACGAACTGGCCGCCCGTCTCTCGGCGATCGAGACCCACATGGCCGCGAGCAGCCTCAAGGACGTCCTCGAACTGCGCCGCCACGTGACGGACATGGAGGAACTCGTGCAAGAGATGCGCCGCGCCCGGGGCGTCTAG
- the lepA gene encoding translation elongation factor 4 — protein MPATPKNVPEPSRTDPALIRNFCIIAHIDHGKSTLADRMLQLTGVVEQRQMRAQYLDRMDIERERGITIKSQAVRLPWAPTEGPTEGSTHILNMIDTPGHVDFTYEVSRSLAACEGTILLVDAAQGIEAQTLANLYLAMENDLKIIPVLNKIDLPAAQPEKFSEELANLIGCEPEDVLKVSAKTGMGVEALLDKVVAEIPPPVGVADAPARAMIFDSVYDSYRGVVTYVRVVDGQLNKRERIRMMSTGATHELLEIGVSSPEMTPADGIGVGEVGYIITGVKDVRQSKVGDTITSLSKGATEPLGGYKDPKPMVFSGLYPLDGSEYPDLREALDKLQLNDAALVYEPETSAALGFGFRVGFLGLLHLDVIRERLEREFGLDLIATAPNVVYRVIMEDGTEHTVTNPSEFPEGKIDQVFEPVVRATILAPSEFIGSIMELCQNRRGVMLGMDYLSEDRVEIRYTLPLAEIVFDFFDQLKSKTRGYASLDYEPTGEQSAQLVKVDILLHGDKVDAFSAVTHKDQAYAYGVRLVAKLRELIPRQAFEVPVQAAIGSRVIARETIRAIRKDVLAKCYGGDISRKRKLLEKQKEGKKRMKMVGSVEVPQEAFIAVLSSDDSGPGKAKK, from the coding sequence GTGCCCGCGACCCCTAAAAATGTGCCCGAGCCGAGCCGTACCGACCCGGCGCTGATCCGCAATTTCTGCATCATCGCGCACATCGACCACGGCAAGTCCACGCTCGCCGACCGCATGCTCCAGCTGACCGGTGTGGTGGAGCAGCGGCAGATGCGTGCTCAGTACCTCGACCGCATGGACATCGAGCGCGAGCGCGGCATCACGATCAAGTCCCAGGCGGTGCGTCTGCCCTGGGCCCCGACAGAGGGCCCGACCGAGGGCAGTACGCACATCCTCAACATGATCGACACCCCGGGCCACGTGGACTTCACGTATGAAGTCTCGCGTTCGCTCGCGGCCTGTGAGGGCACGATCCTCCTGGTCGACGCGGCCCAGGGCATCGAGGCGCAGACTCTCGCCAACCTCTACCTGGCGATGGAGAACGACCTCAAGATCATCCCCGTACTGAACAAGATCGACCTGCCGGCCGCGCAGCCCGAGAAGTTCTCCGAGGAGCTCGCCAACCTCATCGGCTGCGAGCCCGAGGACGTCCTGAAGGTCTCCGCGAAGACCGGCATGGGCGTCGAGGCGCTGCTCGACAAGGTCGTCGCCGAGATCCCGCCCCCGGTCGGCGTCGCGGACGCCCCGGCGCGCGCGATGATCTTCGACTCGGTCTACGACTCCTACCGCGGCGTCGTGACGTATGTGCGTGTGGTCGACGGCCAGCTCAACAAGCGCGAGCGGATCCGGATGATGTCCACCGGCGCCACGCACGAGCTGCTGGAGATCGGTGTCTCCTCCCCCGAGATGACGCCGGCCGACGGCATCGGCGTCGGCGAGGTGGGCTACATCATCACCGGCGTGAAGGACGTCCGTCAGTCCAAGGTCGGTGACACGATCACCTCCCTGAGCAAGGGCGCCACCGAGCCGCTCGGCGGTTACAAGGACCCGAAGCCGATGGTGTTCTCTGGCCTGTACCCGCTGGACGGCTCCGAGTACCCGGACCTGCGCGAAGCCCTCGACAAGCTGCAGCTCAACGACGCCGCGCTCGTCTACGAGCCGGAGACCTCGGCCGCTCTCGGCTTCGGTTTCCGCGTCGGCTTCCTCGGGCTCCTGCACCTCGACGTGATCCGTGAGCGACTGGAGCGCGAGTTCGGGCTCGACCTGATCGCCACCGCCCCCAACGTGGTCTACCGCGTGATCATGGAGGACGGCACCGAGCACACGGTCACCAACCCGAGTGAATTCCCCGAGGGCAAGATCGACCAGGTCTTCGAGCCGGTCGTGCGCGCCACGATCCTCGCGCCCAGCGAGTTCATCGGTTCGATCATGGAGCTGTGCCAGAACCGGCGCGGCGTCATGCTCGGCATGGACTACCTCTCCGAGGACCGCGTCGAGATCCGCTACACGCTGCCGCTCGCCGAGATCGTCTTCGACTTCTTCGACCAGCTGAAGTCCAAGACGCGCGGTTACGCCTCGCTGGACTACGAGCCCACCGGCGAGCAGTCCGCCCAGCTCGTCAAGGTCGACATCCTGCTCCACGGCGACAAGGTCGACGCGTTCTCGGCGGTCACGCACAAGGACCAGGCGTACGCGTACGGCGTGCGGCTCGTCGCCAAGCTGCGCGAGCTCATCCCGCGGCAGGCCTTCGAGGTGCCCGTCCAGGCGGCGATCGGGTCCCGGGTCATTGCCCGCGAGACCATCCGCGCCATCCGCAAGGACGTCCTCGCGAAGTGCTACGGCGGTGACATCTCCCGTAAGCGCAAGCTGCTCGAGAAGCAGAAGGAGGGCAAGAAGCGCATGAAGATGGTCGGCTCCGTCGAGGTGCCGCAGGAAGCCTTCATCGCCGTGCTCTCCAGCGACGACAGCGGCCCCGGCAAGGCCAAGAAGTAG
- the holA gene encoding DNA polymerase III subunit delta, whose translation MARKTANDDPLAPLTLAVGQEDLLLDRAVQQVVAAARAADADTDVRDLTPDQLQPGTLAELTSPSLFAERKVVVVRNAQDLSADTIKDVKAYLGSPVEEITLVLLHAGGAKGKGLLDAARKVGAREVACPKMTKPADRLSFVRAEFRTTGRSATPEACQALVDAIGSDLRELASAVSQLAADVEGTIDEAVVGRYYTGRAEASSFTVADRAVEGRAAEALEALRWSLATGVAPVMITSALAQGVRAIGKLSSVRGGRPADLARELGMPPWKIDRVRQQMRGWTPDGVATALTAIAAADAGVKGGGDDPEYALEKAVVTIARAARSGRR comes from the coding sequence ATGGCCAGGAAGACAGCAAACGACGATCCGCTCGCTCCTCTCACGCTCGCCGTGGGGCAGGAGGACCTCCTCCTCGACCGTGCCGTGCAGCAAGTGGTCGCCGCCGCCCGCGCCGCCGACGCGGACACGGACGTGCGCGACCTCACGCCGGACCAGCTGCAGCCCGGCACGCTCGCCGAGCTGACGAGCCCGTCGCTCTTCGCCGAGCGCAAGGTCGTCGTCGTGCGGAACGCGCAGGATCTGTCGGCCGACACGATCAAGGACGTGAAGGCGTATCTGGGGTCGCCGGTCGAGGAGATCACCCTCGTCCTGCTGCACGCGGGCGGCGCCAAGGGCAAGGGGCTGCTCGACGCCGCGCGCAAGGTCGGCGCGCGTGAGGTCGCCTGTCCCAAGATGACCAAGCCCGCGGACCGGCTGTCGTTCGTGCGTGCGGAGTTCCGCACCACGGGCCGCTCGGCGACCCCTGAGGCCTGCCAGGCGCTCGTCGACGCGATCGGCAGCGACCTGCGCGAGCTCGCCTCCGCGGTGTCCCAGCTGGCGGCGGATGTCGAGGGCACGATAGACGAGGCGGTGGTCGGGCGGTATTACACCGGCCGTGCCGAGGCCTCCAGCTTCACGGTGGCCGACCGGGCCGTCGAGGGGCGGGCCGCCGAGGCGCTCGAAGCGCTGCGGTGGTCCCTGGCGACCGGTGTCGCCCCCGTCATGATCACGAGTGCCCTCGCGCAGGGGGTCCGGGCGATCGGCAAGCTCTCCTCCGTGCGTGGGGGGCGGCCCGCCGATCTCGCCCGTGAGCTGGGCATGCCGCCCTGGAAGATCGATCGCGTGCGTCAGCAGATGCGGGGGTGGACCCCGGACGGGGTGGCAACCGCGCTCACCGCCATCGCGGCGGCCGACGCGGGCGTCAAGGGCGGCGGCGATGATCCCGAGTACGCGCTGGAGAAGGCCGTGGTGACCATCGCCCGGGCGGCGCGCTCCGGTCGCCGCTAG